A stretch of the Sylvia atricapilla isolate bSylAtr1 chromosome 28, bSylAtr1.pri, whole genome shotgun sequence genome encodes the following:
- the PLAT gene encoding tissue-type plasminogen activator isoform X3 — translation MEGKLPCLLALVGAIMTAQSQGLHLRFKRGARSRACTRNKCYNGGRCSQAYYSPQLFVCQCHQGFSGKQCEIDTEVKCYEDTGVTYRGTWSMTERGTECLNWNSNGLVDWKYSGQREGAAELGLGNHNYCRNPDEDSRPWCYIYKGGMYTWEHCSVPSCSKARNINCRSGRGTDYRGSHSVTKSGVTCLKWNSLILANRLYTAWRKDAPQLGLGSHNFCRNPDNDSMPWCHVLKGNQLTWEYCNVSTCSTCGLRQRRVRQYRIKGGSYTDIASHPWQAAIFVKYHRIPGEHFLCGGILISSCWVLSAAHCFEEGFSTNQLKIVLGRTSRATPEENEQNFQVKNYIVHQRFDSENFNNDIALLQLKSDAEDCAVETGTVRAACLPMPGLQLPDWTECEISGYGKNEEFSPFYSEHLKEGHVRLFPASRCTAQYLDNRTVTDNMLCAGDTRNLDDACKGDSGGPLICMKDDRMYLIGIISWGIGCGRKDVPGVYTNVSRYLDWIQDTMKL, via the exons ATGGAAGGCAAGCTTCCATGTCTCCTTGCACTGGTGGGAGCAATCATGACTGCCCAGAGCCAG GGCTTACACTTGCGTTTCAAACGAGGAGCCAGATCTAGAG CCTGCACTAGAAATAAATGCTACAATGGGGGCCGGTGTTCACAGGCATATTATTCCCCACAGCTCTTTGTCTGCCAGTGCCACCAAGGTTTCTCAGGGAAGCAGTGTGAAATAG ATACTGAAGTTAAATGCTACGAAGACACTGGAGTAACATATAGGGGTACCTGGAGCATGACAGAGAGAGGAACTGAATGTTTGAATTGGAATAGCAATGGCCTGGTGGACTGGAAGTACAGTGGCCAAAGAGagggtgctgcagagctgggattggGCAATCACAACTACTGcag AAACCCAGATGAGGATTCCAGACCTTGGTGCTATATCTACAAGGGGGGAATGTACACCTGGGAACACTGCAGTGTGCCCTCCTGTTCAAAAG CTAGGAACATCAACTGCAGATCTGGAAGAGGCACAGATTACCGTGGCAGCCACAGTGTTACCAAGTCTGGAGTTACCTGTTTGAAGTGGAATTCTCTAATCCTTGCCAACAGGCTATATACTGCTTGGAGAAAAGATGCTCCCCAGCTGGGCCTTGGTAGTCACAATTTCTGCAG GAATCCTGATAATGACAGCATGCCCTGGTGCCACGTCCTGAAAGGAAATCAGCTCACATGGGAGTACTGCAATGTGTCTACTTGCT CCACCTGCGGACTCCGGCAGCGCAGAGTACGCCAGTACAGGATTAAAGGTGGTTCCTACACAGACATTGCATCTCACCCCTGGCAAGCTGCCATCTTCGTGAAGTATCACCGAATACCTGGAGAGCATTTCCTCTGTGGAGGAATCCTGATCAGttcctgctgggttttgtcAGCTGCTCACTGTTTTGAGGAAGG ctttagTACAAATCAGCTGAAGATTGTACTGGGTAGGACTTCCCGAGCAACTCCTGAGGAAAATGAACAGAACTTCCAAGTAAAGAACTACATTGTGCATCAGAGATTTGACTCAGAAAATTTCAACAATGATATTG CTCTGTTGCAGTTGAAGTCAGATGCAGAAGACTGTGCTGTTGAAACAGGCACTGTACGTGCTGCCTGCCTCCccatgccagggctgcagctgcctgactGGACTGAATGTGAGATCTCTGGTTATGGCAAAAATGAAGAAT tttctCCATTCTATTCAGAGCACCTGAAGGAAGGCCATGTCAGATTGTTCCCAGCCAGTCGGTGCACAGCACAGTATCTAGACAACCGGACAGTTACAGACAATATGTTATGTGCAGGAGACACAAGGAACCTTGATGATGCCTGCAAG GGCGACTCTGGAGGGCCTCTGATCTGTATGAAGGATGATCGTATGTATCTGATTGGAATCATCAGCTGGGGAATAGGCTGTGGCCGCAAAGACGTGCCTGGTGTTTATACAAATGTGAGTCGTTATCTTGACTGGATTCAGGACACCATGAAActctga
- the PLAT gene encoding tissue-type plasminogen activator isoform X2, which yields MEGKLPCLLALVGAIMTAQSQGLHLRFKRGARSRAICTDNSSTEIYQHRGAWLRLSGSRIEYCRCNSGQSRCHTVPVRACTRNKCYNGGRCSQAYYSPQLFVCQCHQGFSGKQCEIDTEVKCYEDTGVTYRGTWSMTERGTECLNWNSNGLVDWKYSGQREGAAELGLGNHNYCRNPDEDSRPWCYIYKGGMYTWEHCSVPSCSKARNINCRSGRGTDYRGSHSVTKSGVTCLKWNSLILANRLYTAWRKDAPQLGLGSHNFCRNPDNDSMPWCHVLKGNQLTWEYCNVSTCSTCGLRQRRVRQYRIKGGSYTDIASHPWQAAIFVKYHRIPGEHFLCGGILISSCWVLSAAHCFEEGFSTNQLKIVLGRTSRATPEENEQNFQVKNYIVHQRFDSENFNNDIALLQLKSDAEDCAVETGTVRAACLPMPGLQLPDWTECEISGYGKNEEFSPFYSEHLKEGHVRLFPASRCTAQYLDNRTVTDNMLCAGDTRNLDDACKGDSGGPLICMKDDRMYLIGIISWGIGCGRKDVPGVYTNVIRS from the exons ATGGAAGGCAAGCTTCCATGTCTCCTTGCACTGGTGGGAGCAATCATGACTGCCCAGAGCCAG GGCTTACACTTGCGTTTCAAACGAGGAGCCAGATCTAGAG CCATTTGCACAGATAATTCATCTACAGAAATTTACCAACACAGGGGAGCCTGGCTGAGGCTTTCAGGGAGCAGAATAGAATACTGTAGGTGCAACAGTGGTCAGAGTCGCTGCCACACTGTGCCTGTCAGAG CCTGCACTAGAAATAAATGCTACAATGGGGGCCGGTGTTCACAGGCATATTATTCCCCACAGCTCTTTGTCTGCCAGTGCCACCAAGGTTTCTCAGGGAAGCAGTGTGAAATAG ATACTGAAGTTAAATGCTACGAAGACACTGGAGTAACATATAGGGGTACCTGGAGCATGACAGAGAGAGGAACTGAATGTTTGAATTGGAATAGCAATGGCCTGGTGGACTGGAAGTACAGTGGCCAAAGAGagggtgctgcagagctgggattggGCAATCACAACTACTGcag AAACCCAGATGAGGATTCCAGACCTTGGTGCTATATCTACAAGGGGGGAATGTACACCTGGGAACACTGCAGTGTGCCCTCCTGTTCAAAAG CTAGGAACATCAACTGCAGATCTGGAAGAGGCACAGATTACCGTGGCAGCCACAGTGTTACCAAGTCTGGAGTTACCTGTTTGAAGTGGAATTCTCTAATCCTTGCCAACAGGCTATATACTGCTTGGAGAAAAGATGCTCCCCAGCTGGGCCTTGGTAGTCACAATTTCTGCAG GAATCCTGATAATGACAGCATGCCCTGGTGCCACGTCCTGAAAGGAAATCAGCTCACATGGGAGTACTGCAATGTGTCTACTTGCT CCACCTGCGGACTCCGGCAGCGCAGAGTACGCCAGTACAGGATTAAAGGTGGTTCCTACACAGACATTGCATCTCACCCCTGGCAAGCTGCCATCTTCGTGAAGTATCACCGAATACCTGGAGAGCATTTCCTCTGTGGAGGAATCCTGATCAGttcctgctgggttttgtcAGCTGCTCACTGTTTTGAGGAAGG ctttagTACAAATCAGCTGAAGATTGTACTGGGTAGGACTTCCCGAGCAACTCCTGAGGAAAATGAACAGAACTTCCAAGTAAAGAACTACATTGTGCATCAGAGATTTGACTCAGAAAATTTCAACAATGATATTG CTCTGTTGCAGTTGAAGTCAGATGCAGAAGACTGTGCTGTTGAAACAGGCACTGTACGTGCTGCCTGCCTCCccatgccagggctgcagctgcctgactGGACTGAATGTGAGATCTCTGGTTATGGCAAAAATGAAGAAT tttctCCATTCTATTCAGAGCACCTGAAGGAAGGCCATGTCAGATTGTTCCCAGCCAGTCGGTGCACAGCACAGTATCTAGACAACCGGACAGTTACAGACAATATGTTATGTGCAGGAGACACAAGGAACCTTGATGATGCCTGCAAG GGCGACTCTGGAGGGCCTCTGATCTGTATGAAGGATGATCGTATGTATCTGATTGGAATCATCAGCTGGGGAATAGGCTGTGGCCGCAAAGACGTGCCTGGTGTTTATACAAAT GTTATTAGAAGCTAA
- the PLAT gene encoding tissue-type plasminogen activator isoform X1, which translates to MEGKLPCLLALVGAIMTAQSQGLHLRFKRGARSRAICTDNSSTEIYQHRGAWLRLSGSRIEYCRCNSGQSRCHTVPVRACTRNKCYNGGRCSQAYYSPQLFVCQCHQGFSGKQCEIDTEVKCYEDTGVTYRGTWSMTERGTECLNWNSNGLVDWKYSGQREGAAELGLGNHNYCRNPDEDSRPWCYIYKGGMYTWEHCSVPSCSKARNINCRSGRGTDYRGSHSVTKSGVTCLKWNSLILANRLYTAWRKDAPQLGLGSHNFCRNPDNDSMPWCHVLKGNQLTWEYCNVSTCSTCGLRQRRVRQYRIKGGSYTDIASHPWQAAIFVKYHRIPGEHFLCGGILISSCWVLSAAHCFEEGFSTNQLKIVLGRTSRATPEENEQNFQVKNYIVHQRFDSENFNNDIALLQLKSDAEDCAVETGTVRAACLPMPGLQLPDWTECEISGYGKNEEFSPFYSEHLKEGHVRLFPASRCTAQYLDNRTVTDNMLCAGDTRNLDDACKGDSGGPLICMKDDRMYLIGIISWGIGCGRKDVPGVYTNVSRYLDWIQDTMKL; encoded by the exons ATGGAAGGCAAGCTTCCATGTCTCCTTGCACTGGTGGGAGCAATCATGACTGCCCAGAGCCAG GGCTTACACTTGCGTTTCAAACGAGGAGCCAGATCTAGAG CCATTTGCACAGATAATTCATCTACAGAAATTTACCAACACAGGGGAGCCTGGCTGAGGCTTTCAGGGAGCAGAATAGAATACTGTAGGTGCAACAGTGGTCAGAGTCGCTGCCACACTGTGCCTGTCAGAG CCTGCACTAGAAATAAATGCTACAATGGGGGCCGGTGTTCACAGGCATATTATTCCCCACAGCTCTTTGTCTGCCAGTGCCACCAAGGTTTCTCAGGGAAGCAGTGTGAAATAG ATACTGAAGTTAAATGCTACGAAGACACTGGAGTAACATATAGGGGTACCTGGAGCATGACAGAGAGAGGAACTGAATGTTTGAATTGGAATAGCAATGGCCTGGTGGACTGGAAGTACAGTGGCCAAAGAGagggtgctgcagagctgggattggGCAATCACAACTACTGcag AAACCCAGATGAGGATTCCAGACCTTGGTGCTATATCTACAAGGGGGGAATGTACACCTGGGAACACTGCAGTGTGCCCTCCTGTTCAAAAG CTAGGAACATCAACTGCAGATCTGGAAGAGGCACAGATTACCGTGGCAGCCACAGTGTTACCAAGTCTGGAGTTACCTGTTTGAAGTGGAATTCTCTAATCCTTGCCAACAGGCTATATACTGCTTGGAGAAAAGATGCTCCCCAGCTGGGCCTTGGTAGTCACAATTTCTGCAG GAATCCTGATAATGACAGCATGCCCTGGTGCCACGTCCTGAAAGGAAATCAGCTCACATGGGAGTACTGCAATGTGTCTACTTGCT CCACCTGCGGACTCCGGCAGCGCAGAGTACGCCAGTACAGGATTAAAGGTGGTTCCTACACAGACATTGCATCTCACCCCTGGCAAGCTGCCATCTTCGTGAAGTATCACCGAATACCTGGAGAGCATTTCCTCTGTGGAGGAATCCTGATCAGttcctgctgggttttgtcAGCTGCTCACTGTTTTGAGGAAGG ctttagTACAAATCAGCTGAAGATTGTACTGGGTAGGACTTCCCGAGCAACTCCTGAGGAAAATGAACAGAACTTCCAAGTAAAGAACTACATTGTGCATCAGAGATTTGACTCAGAAAATTTCAACAATGATATTG CTCTGTTGCAGTTGAAGTCAGATGCAGAAGACTGTGCTGTTGAAACAGGCACTGTACGTGCTGCCTGCCTCCccatgccagggctgcagctgcctgactGGACTGAATGTGAGATCTCTGGTTATGGCAAAAATGAAGAAT tttctCCATTCTATTCAGAGCACCTGAAGGAAGGCCATGTCAGATTGTTCCCAGCCAGTCGGTGCACAGCACAGTATCTAGACAACCGGACAGTTACAGACAATATGTTATGTGCAGGAGACACAAGGAACCTTGATGATGCCTGCAAG GGCGACTCTGGAGGGCCTCTGATCTGTATGAAGGATGATCGTATGTATCTGATTGGAATCATCAGCTGGGGAATAGGCTGTGGCCGCAAAGACGTGCCTGGTGTTTATACAAATGTGAGTCGTTATCTTGACTGGATTCAGGACACCATGAAActctga